Genomic window (Armatimonadota bacterium):
ACCGGCTTGTAGTACGCCCTTGGATAACGCTCAACGCCTCGGCCGCGCCCGTGCAGGTCATCGTTGAGGCGACCGCCCCGGTTTCTGCGACCAACGAACTGCGGTTCAAGCTCGAGGCATCGACCGACATCTTCGGCATCAGGCAGTGGATCGAGCTGTTCAATTTCACGACCGGGATGTACGAGGAGGTGGACGTGCGAATGGCGACGACTTCCGACTCAGCGATCGAGCTGACGTTCCTGGCCGGCGCTTCTCGGTTCATCGATCCCGGCACGCGCAAGATGCGCGCGAGGCTGAAGTGGAAGCAGGCGGGGCCGATCATCTCCTATCCCTGGCAAGCGCGCATCGACCAAATCGTCTGGACCGTGCGCGTGTAGGTCAGAAAAAATGGTGCCGCAGGGCGGACTTGAACCGCCGACCCTCGCATTTTCAGTGCGATGCTCTACCACCTGAGCTACCGCGGCACGGAGTTAGATGGCGAGGATGACGGGATTTGAACCCGCGACCTCCGGCGTGACAGGCCGGCGCTCTAACCGCTGAGCTACACCCCCGCGCGAAACTGGATTATCCCACCTTTTGAATCTGTAGCGCAACCTCGCAGGGACTGCTTGCCCCGATCACGAACCGAAGAATAGACGCGCCAGTTCGCCTTGCTGTTCCCCGTCGAGCAAGAACCCGTCGTGACCGTGCGGCAAATCGATTTCGTGCCACTCTGCCGGTCGCCCAGCCTCCTCAGCCAGCCGGAGCAACTCTTGGCTCTGGCTCGACGGATACAGCCAGTCGCTGGTGAACGACGTGAACATGTATTCGCTCTGCGATCCGTCGAAGCTCTGACAATCGTAGTAGTCCAGCGCGCGGGTCAGATACAGGTAGCTGTTGGCGTCAAATCTGCGGGTGAACTTCGATGCCTGGTAGTCGAGATAGCTCTCAACTTGAAACTCTGTGCCTAGCGTCCAGTCGGCAACCGGTTTGTCCTGAAAACCGCGACCGAACTTGGTGGCGAAGCTCTCGGCGCTCAGATATGAGATGTGCCCCATCATCCTGGCGACGCCCAGCCCGCCCGCCGGCTGCTCGTCCAACGCGTACTCTCCGTTCTTCCAGGCGGGATCGCGCATGATCGCCTGTCGACCGACCTCGTTGAGCGCGATCTGCATGGCGTTGTGCGCCCGTGCGCAGCCCGTCATCCACACCTTGCGCACGGAGCCGGGTTTTCTCAAGCTCCACTCAAGCGCCTGCATTCCGCCCATGCTGCCGCCGCACGCGCCGAGGAGAGTATCGATCCCGAGGCTTCGAACGAGCCGGAACTGGCACTCGACCATGTCGCCGATCGTGATGATCGGAAACCGTCTTCCCCAGGTTCCGCCGTCTGGGTGCCGCGACGGCGGTCCGGTCGATCCTCGGCATCCACCGAGACAGTTCGAGCCGATCACGAAGAACCTGTCCGTGTCGATCCCTTTGCCCGGGCCGACCATCGCGGGCCACCAATCCGCGCAGTCGGCATCGCCGCTCAGCGCGTGACAAACTAGGATAGCGTTATCCCGATCAGAGCTGAGCTTCCCCCAGGTCTGGTACGCAATGGCGACGCTGGGAATCTCTGCGCCCGACTCGGTAACAAGGCGACCGACGTCACTGTACATCCGTTGGTCTGAGCGCTCGCCCTGCTCTTTCGTAGCCGGGTCGGCTTCGTGACCCATGGCTAATCCCGAGTGTAACCCGGGCGGTTGGGCTGGCCTTGGACGCCGCTGACGGGCGGCGCCTCCGGCACATCTTCTACTACCGGCGGAGCCTGAGTTGGGCCGCTATCCCTGCGTTTTCGGTCGCCACCCGCCTTCGCATTCTTTATCACTGCGTCTTCGCTCAAGTGCAGCATGCGGGTGAACTCTCCGGGTTCCTTCGCGTGGCTCCTAGCGTCCTCCTTCGTTACCATGCCATCCATCACCAGCCTGACAAGGCTTTGATCCAAGGAGAACATCTTCTGCTTGAGGCCGGTCTGAATGATCGAACTGATCTGGTAAGACTTGTTCTCACGAATGTTGTTGCGGACGGCTGAAGTCGCGTTCAACACTTCAAACGCTGCGGTTCGACCGTCGCCGTCCTTTAGCCGGACGAGGGTCTGTGACACAACGCCCAGCAGGTTGACGGAGAGCTGCATCCTAATCTGTTGCTGCTGGTGGATCGGGAATACGTCAATGATGCGATCCACTGTTTGTATGGCGTCCACGGTGTGCAGAGTCGCAAAAACGAGGTGGCCGGTTTCAGCGGCTGTGATCGCCAGGTGGATAGTTTCAAGATCGCGCATTTCGCCGACGAGGATCACGTCTGGATCCTGACGCAATACATACTTTAGCGCGTACCGAAAGGCGTGCGTGTCCCGTCCGATCTCGCGCTGGTTGAGCAGTGCCAGATGGTCGTCGTGAACGAACTCGATCGGGTCTTCGACGGTAACGATGTGCACGCTACGGGTACGGTTGATTCGATCGATCATCGCGGCGAGCGTGGTCGACTTTCCTGAGCCCGCTGGGCCGGTGACCAGAACAAAGCCGCGCGGTCGCTCGACGAAGCCGTAGCAGGCCTCCGGAAGGCGCAACTCCTCCATCGTCTGGATGTACAGGGGGATCACGCGGAATACAGCCTGCTCGTGTTCCCGCTGCCGGAACAGATTTCCGCGAAATCGCGCGACGCCGGAAATCTCGAGCGCGAAATCAAGCTCCTGGTCCCTGTGGAACGCAGAGATTTGCTCGGGAGGAAGGATTGCGCCGATGCCATCGCTGAATTCCTCAGGGGTGAAATGGGGCACGTCCTCCAGCTCGTGCAAATGCCCGTAAATGCGAACGTAAGTCTTGCCGGTGTCGGTCTTGAGGTGAAGGTCCGACCCGTTCAGCGCAACCGTGCGCTCAAGCAACTGCTTAACTTGTAGCACGTGTCGCCTCCAGCAAGCCCTGTTTCGTCGCCAGACGCTTGAACTCTTCGGGATCCGACGATTTCGCCAGCGCTTGTTCGTATTCTATAATTCCCTCAGAGAGCAGCCCCAGCAAGCCCGTGTCGAGCGTTTGCATGCCGAACTGCGCTCCAGTCTGAATGTCCATATAGAGTTGGTGCGTCTTGGCGTCACGGATCAGCGTTCGGACCGCCGGCGTAGCGATCATGATTTCGAAGGCCGCCACTCGGCCCTTTTTGTCGGCTGTCGGAAGGATCGTCTGCGATATGACCGCTTGCAGCGTCACGCCCAGCTGCGTTCGAATCTGCTCCTGTTGATCTGGCTCGAACACGTCGACGATACGATCGATCGTCTGAGCTGCGTCCACGGTGTGGAGCGTCGAGAACACGAGGTGTCCGGTCTCCGCTGCAGTGATCGCCAGCTTGATAGTCTCCAGGTCGCGCATTTCGCCTACCAGGATCACGTCCGGGTTCTGCCGCATGATGTGAAGCAATGCTTCAGCGAACGAACTCGTATCCGTGCCGACTTCGCGTTGATTGATGATCGACATCTTGTCGGAGTGCACGTACTCTATCGGATCCTCGATTGTTACTATGTTCTTCCGTGAGGTTATGTTTATGTGGTTGATCATCGCTGCAAGCGACGTCGACTTGCCTGAGCCCGTTGGGCCGGTGACCAGAATCAAGCCTCGTGGCAGCAACGACAGTTTTTCGGCGACCTTTGGAATCCTGAGATCCTCTATTGTCCGAATCTTGTACGGAATCAGGCGGAATAGCGCGCCCAGCTTGCCTCGCTGCCAGAACATGTTGACGCGAAACCTCGCAAGTCCTTCCAAGGCGTAGGACATATCGAGCTCAAGGTCCTTCATCAGCCGCTGCTTTCGCTCGTCCGAGAGAACCTCAAAGAGCATGTTCTGCAGTTCGTCGACTGTGAATGGAGGCTGATCCACACGAATCAATTCTCCGTGAAGGCGAATGATCGGCGGATTTTCCGCCTTCAAGTGGAGATCGCTGGCCTCGATCTCGACGATGTGTCTTAACAGTTCGTTTAGTCTCGACATTCCACCCTCGTCCTATCGACGCAACAACTGTTTCAACTCCGATACGATACCTGCATAGTTGATCGCGATCTCCTCAGTTATGATCCCAGCTTTGACGTATCGCGCCAAGCCTTGGTTCATCGTCTGCATTCCCCAGAATCCACCTTCGTTCATTAGATGGTACAGGTCGCCAAACGCTCCGTCCTCGATCGCCTTCGATACCGTGGGCGTGCAGATCAGAATCTCGGGAACGACTACGCGCCCAGCACCGTCAGCGCGCGGCACCAGTTTCTGTGCGATGATCGCCCTGAGTGATCCGCCAAGGCGTTGGCAGAGGTGCCTCTTCTCGTGCGGCGGGAACATGTTGACGATTCTGTCGAGAGTGTCGTACGCGCTCGACGTGTGCACCGTGGAGAAGACGAGGTGGCCTGTTTCACTTGCTTGGAGAGAAGCGTGCATCGTGGTGACGTCGCGCATCTCACCGATCAGAATCACATCGGGGGCTTCTCTCACAACCGCGCGCAGCGCCGGGAAGAAATCCTCCGTATCAAGGCCAACCTCGCGCTGGCTGATGTACGCCACTTTGTCGTGGTGCTCGATCTCAAGAGGATCTTCGATTGTGACGATGTGCACCGGTCGCGTTTCGTTGATGATATCGAGCAGCGCCGCCAGGGTCGTCGTTTTGCCGCAGCCCGTCGGCCCGGTTACAAGCACGAGACCCTGCCGGTGCTTGGTCAGTTCACCTAGAACCGCCGGCATTCCGAGCTCTTCCAGGTTCTTGATCCTCGATGGAATGATCCGGCAAACGGCAGCGATCGTCCCTTTCTGCCGATAAATGTTCGTGCGAACTCGGCATTTGCCCTCGACTGAGAAGGCGATATCCATCTCCATCGAGTTCTCAAAGCGCTTGCTCTGCCTCTCGGTCATAACGCTGCCAATCAGGCGCAGGACGTCAGCCTCCGACAACACGGGCCAATCGCCCGGCAGGGGCGCCACGGAGGCGTGCTGCTTCATCATCGGCTTGTGATCCGCCTTGAGCATCACGTCCGAGGCCACGACCTCGTAGCCGGCTTCTATCAGGTCGAAAAGTTGTATGGATGCCGCGTCTTGCATATTCTGTCCGCTGTGCGCTGGCTGCCCCCTCCCTCAAGCTGCAGCTTGGCCTCTAAGCTGGGCGAAGTATACCAAAGCACCGGCTGATAGGCCAGCAATAACCAGGAGAGAAATCACGATCGGCAACCTGCTCCGGCTCTTGCCGCTGGGCACAACGTACGAGTTGGGAAAGTACCGCGGAGGAATCGTCAGTTCAGCGGGGTCATCGGTCCTGACGAGGACGCGGTATTCCAGGATGGATGACCTTGGATCGAAGCTGGCTTCGAGCACGACAGCGTCCGATCGGTAGGACTGCAAGGTGGAGTTAGTCGGAACGAATCCGCTGAATCGAATGCTGAACGACTTGATCGTTTGGCCCTGCGATCCGGTAAGGAAGGCTCGAATGAGAGGCTGAATTCTAAGTTCGCCGAGCGTGGGGTCCACGACGTTGTTGACGGTGCAGATTGCTTTGACCCCAGGCTGTCCATTCCCCATCGGATACACTTCCAGGCCATCGACCGGCGAACCTAATTCACTTGCGATCCATTGGATCTTGGATCTGAGCAATTCAGGCGTATAGCCCGGTTTGACGACGTAAATCTGGAGGATGTCCCGCATCGAGCTATCGTGCTCGATGTTGATGATGACCTCAGGTGAGACCTCCCAGACGTCGTCTGCCTCAACCCGCACTACATGCTGGGCCATGGCCTGAGAACTCAAAACCAGCCCGAATAAGCCGATCAGCCTGATTCGCACAGGCTCAAAGGTACCTTTCGGGGCTGAAGTATTACTGCTTGCCGCACAATCCCCGTAAATTTGACGTATATATTTGAAGTCACGAAATGGTGCTGAATCGGAACCGCCTCGCCG
Coding sequences:
- a CDS encoding PilT/PilU family type 4a pilus ATPase, producing MQDAASIQLFDLIEAGYEVVASDVMLKADHKPMMKQHASVAPLPGDWPVLSEADVLRLIGSVMTERQSKRFENSMEMDIAFSVEGKCRVRTNIYRQKGTIAAVCRIIPSRIKNLEELGMPAVLGELTKHRQGLVLVTGPTGCGKTTTLAALLDIINETRPVHIVTIEDPLEIEHHDKVAYISQREVGLDTEDFFPALRAVVREAPDVILIGEMRDVTTMHASLQASETGHLVFSTVHTSSAYDTLDRIVNMFPPHEKRHLCQRLGGSLRAIIAQKLVPRADGAGRVVVPEILICTPTVSKAIEDGAFGDLYHLMNEGGFWGMQTMNQGLARYVKAGIITEEIAINYAGIVSELKQLLRR
- a CDS encoding type IV pilus twitching motility protein PilT gives rise to the protein MLERTVALNGSDLHLKTDTGKTYVRIYGHLHELEDVPHFTPEEFSDGIGAILPPEQISAFHRDQELDFALEISGVARFRGNLFRQREHEQAVFRVIPLYIQTMEELRLPEACYGFVERPRGFVLVTGPAGSGKSTTLAAMIDRINRTRSVHIVTVEDPIEFVHDDHLALLNQREIGRDTHAFRYALKYVLRQDPDVILVGEMRDLETIHLAITAAETGHLVFATLHTVDAIQTVDRIIDVFPIHQQQQIRMQLSVNLLGVVSQTLVRLKDGDGRTAAFEVLNATSAVRNNIRENKSYQISSIIQTGLKQKMFSLDQSLVRLVMDGMVTKEDARSHAKEPGEFTRMLHLSEDAVIKNAKAGGDRKRRDSGPTQAPPVVEDVPEAPPVSGVQGQPNRPGYTRD
- a CDS encoding type IV pilus twitching motility protein PilT — translated: MSRLNELLRHIVEIEASDLHLKAENPPIIRLHGELIRVDQPPFTVDELQNMLFEVLSDERKQRLMKDLELDMSYALEGLARFRVNMFWQRGKLGALFRLIPYKIRTIEDLRIPKVAEKLSLLPRGLILVTGPTGSGKSTSLAAMINHINITSRKNIVTIEDPIEYVHSDKMSIINQREVGTDTSSFAEALLHIMRQNPDVILVGEMRDLETIKLAITAAETGHLVFSTLHTVDAAQTIDRIVDVFEPDQQEQIRTQLGVTLQAVISQTILPTADKKGRVAAFEIMIATPAVRTLIRDAKTHQLYMDIQTGAQFGMQTLDTGLLGLLSEGIIEYEQALAKSSDPEEFKRLATKQGLLEATRATS
- a CDS encoding homoserine O-acetyltransferase, which encodes MGHEADPATKEQGERSDQRMYSDVGRLVTESGAEIPSVAIAYQTWGKLSSDRDNAILVCHALSGDADCADWWPAMVGPGKGIDTDRFFVIGSNCLGGCRGSTGPPSRHPDGGTWGRRFPIITIGDMVECQFRLVRSLGIDTLLGACGGSMGGMQALEWSLRKPGSVRKVWMTGCARAHNAMQIALNEVGRQAIMRDPAWKNGEYALDEQPAGGLGVARMMGHISYLSAESFATKFGRGFQDKPVADWTLGTEFQVESYLDYQASKFTRRFDANSYLYLTRALDYYDCQSFDGSQSEYMFTSFTSDWLYPSSQSQELLRLAEEAGRPAEWHEIDLPHGHDGFLLDGEQQGELARLFFGS